The genome window GCGACCATGGCCAGCATTATCGCCACCGCTTCGCATCCTGGATCCGGGAACTCTGACATAACCGGTTCTGGATGTTCGGGCATGGGCATAGCGCCGATCAGAGGCAATGGTGGCGGCGTCTAGGGAGGGCAAAAACCCGGAGACGCGCGACATGGACTGTCCCCGGCCAAACAACTGGAGAAATTGATGACCGATAACTCTGCCGGGCAAGAGAATGTCCTAAAATTCCGATCCCTGCTGGAAGCCAATCCGGCGCTTCAGGCCGATGTCGAGCAGCATGTCGGTAACGGAAGCTGGAACGCCACGGCCATCGTGCAGATCGGGCGCGATCACGGACTGGAGTTCACAGCAAACGACATCGAAACCGTCATGGATCAAGACGATGAACTGTCGGATTTCGAATTGGAGCTTGTGGCTGCTGCCGGCGGCCCTACGCAGTGCGGCAACGACGGCTTGTAAGTCAGGATAGTGGTTGTTCGGGCCCGGAAACCGATCCGCCGGCCCCTATTCCCCGACTGTTCGAATCGGCCC of Alphaproteobacteria bacterium contains these proteins:
- a CDS encoding Nif11-like leader peptide family RiPP precursor — translated: MTDNSAGQENVLKFRSLLEANPALQADVEQHVGNGSWNATAIVQIGRDHGLEFTANDIETVMDQDDELSDFELELVAAAGGPTQCGNDGL